The genomic stretch TAATATTTTAAATGACTTAAAAAAATTAAATAAAAAAGTTTTATTCTTGCCTTTTATAACTATTATTTCATCCTTAGCAGGAGGAGCTGTTGCTTCAATATTATTATCTCTTACAGTAGGTGAATCAGTAGCTATAAGTGCTGGTATGGGTTGGTATTCTTTTTCAGCTATTGAACTTTCAAAAGTAAGTGTAGAATTAGGAGGAATTGCTTTTTTATCTAATATATTTAGAGAATTACTAGCTATATTTTTAATACCTATTATTGCTAAAAAAATAGGTTCATTTGAGTCAGTTTCTGTTGCAGGAGCAACTGCTATGGATTCTGTACTACCAATTATAAATAAAAGTAATCCTGCTGAAATATCTATAATTTCATTTTATAGTGGCTTAGTTATATCAATTGTAGTTCCAATTTTAATTCCAATTTTAGTAAATATTTTTTCATTGTAGAAAGTTGACATTTTTAGTAATAAATGGTAAAATAAATTATGTTAAGTGACACTTAACTATTGTATTTAAAAAACTATAATAATATAAAATCTTAGAAAGTGGAGTGATACAAATGTTTGAATCTTGGGCTGAAACTCTTTATGATGAAACTTTTAGTGATATGTTTGATGCTTTAGTAG from Fusobacterium hwasookii encodes the following:
- a CDS encoding lysine exporter LysO family protein — protein: MIAVSCAVIVGILLGYFTKSYINFDISLLIQFGLYLLLFFIGIDIGKNDNILNDLKKLNKKVLFLPFITIISSLAGGAVASILLSLTVGESVAISAGMGWYSFSAIELSKVSVELGGIAFLSNIFRELLAIFLIPIIAKKIGSFESVSVAGATAMDSVLPIINKSNPAEISIISFYSGLVISIVVPILIPILVNIFSL